From Candoia aspera isolate rCanAsp1 chromosome 4, rCanAsp1.hap2, whole genome shotgun sequence, a single genomic window includes:
- the LOC134495494 gene encoding olfactory receptor 5V1-like: MINETAPTEFLILGFSGLQELQLLLFFIFLVQYICILLGNISILTVACLDPQLHTPMYYFLGNLSFLDICYTTANVPQILVHLMAQKKSITYVACVTQLYFFVSFVGTECILLAAMAYDRFAAICHPLKYTFIMKKTFCVQLAGVCWAGGFFNSALHTYFTFHLPFCGANQINYFFCDIPPLLKLSCGDTSVNEITLFVAGILIGWTPFVCIVLSYIYIISTIMKIQSNEGRIKAFSTCTSHLTIVILYYGSTIFTYVRPISTYSLEKDRLISVLYSIVTPMLNPLIYTLRNKDIKNALKKIFLRALYLR, translated from the coding sequence ATGATAAATGAAACTGCTCCAACAGAATTCCTCATCTTGGGCTTCTCTGGTCTTCAGGAATTGCAACTGCTACTCTTCTTTATCTTTCTGGTTCAATACATTTGTATTCTGTTAGGGAACATCTCCATCCTAACTGTTGCTTGCCTGGACCCACAGCTTCATACTCCCATGTACTACTTCCTAGGAAATCTCTCTTTTCTGGATATCTGTTATACCACTGCCAATGTCCCTCAAATACTAGTGCATCTCATGGCACAAAAGAAGAGTATCACATATGTTGCATGTGTAACTCAACTCTATTTTTTTGTCTCCTTTGTGGGCACCGAATGTATCCTTCTGGCTGCAATGGCCTATGATCGCTTTGCAGCTATCTGCCACCctttaaaatatactttcattATGAAGAAAACCTTTTGTGTGCAGTTAGCTGGTGTCTGTTGGGCAGGTGGATTTTTCAATTCAGCTCTTCACACTTACTTTACATTCCATCTGCCATTCTGTGGGGCTAATCAgatcaattatttcttttgtGACATTCCTCCCCTTCTAAAGCTTTCATGTGGAGACACCTCAGTAAATGAGATCACTTTGTTTGTTGCTGGGATATTGATAGGATGGACTCCATTTGTCTGCATTGTCCTCTCTTACATCTACATCATCTCCACAATCATGAAGATACAGTCCAATGAAGGGAGGATCAAAGCTTTCTCCACCTGCACCTCACACCTGACTATTGTCATCTTGTATTATGGAAGCACCATTTTCACCTATGTCCGGCCAATATCAACATACTCACTGGAGAAAGACCGACTCATTTCTGTCCTTTATAGCATTGTCACTCCCATGCTAAACCCTTTGATCTATACATTAAGAAACAAAGACATTAAGAATgccctgaaaaaaatatttctgagggCACTGTATTTGAGATGA
- the LOC134495495 gene encoding olfactory receptor 5V1-like, whose translation MENQTAVTEFLLLGLSGDPTLQAFLFLIFLPIYLITLAGNMVIILVIRANPHLHTPMYFFLINLSFLDICYSSVTVPKMLQNLLATKKTISLCGCIAQVFFFIFMAGTEIFLLSAMAYDRYAAICNPLRYSTIISHRLCIQMVLAAWVSGFLDSCVNTLFLADLQFCGPSNINHFSCELPLLLQLSCTGTFANEMVILTFSMPFGFAALLLIIASYVCIISTILRISSAEGRQKAFSTCASHLTVVLLFCGTAIIRYMKPASGYSDTMDRLVSIQYSVLTPMLNPIIYSLKNEDVKNALKKLFRK comes from the coding sequence ATGGAAAACCAAACAGCTGTGACTGAATTTCTTCTCTTGGGACTTTCTGGTGATCCAACACTCCAGGCATTCTTGTTCCTGATCTTCTTACCTATCTACTTAATAACGCTGGCAGGGAATATGGTCATCATATTGGTAATAAGGGCTAATCCTCACCTACACACtccaatgtatttctttctcaTTAACTTATCCTTCCTTGACATCTGCTATTCCTCTGTAACGGTTCCCAAAATGCTACAGAATCTCCTAGCTACAAAAAAGACAATTTCTCTCTGTGGCTGCATAGCTCAggtctttttctttattttcatggCTGGGACAGAGATCTTCTTACTTTCAGCAATGGCTTATGATCGTTATGCTGCCATATGCAACCCTCTGAGATACAGCACCATTATCAGCCACCGCTTGTGCATCCAAATGGTACTGGCTGCATGGGTATCAGGTTTCCTGGATTCCTGTGTTAATACTCTTTTTTTAGCTGACCTACAGTTCTGTGGTCCCAGCAACATTAACCATTTCAGCTGTGAGCTACCTTTGCTGTTGCAACTGTCCTGCACTGGCACTTTTGCCAATGAAATGGTAATTCTTACCTTTAGCATGCCATTCGGGTTTGCTGCCCTTCTTCTAATCATAGCTTCCTATGTTTGTATCATTAGCACCATTCTCAGGATAAGTTCTGCAGAAGGCCGGCAGAAGGCATTCTCTACTTGTGCTTCCCACCTTACAGTGGTTCTCTTATTCTGCGGGACTGCAATCATTAGGTACATGAAACCTGCCTCTGGCTACTCAGACACAATGGACAGGCTTGTGTCAATCCAGTACAGTGTCCTAACCCCCATGTTAAATCCCATTATTTACAGCCTGAAAAATGAAGATGTGAAGAATGCTCTAAAGAAACTTTTTAGAAAGTGA